In one window of Gemmatimonadota bacterium DNA:
- a CDS encoding glycerol-3-phosphate dehydrogenase/oxidase, giving the protein MDLLIIGGGITGAGIARDAAMRGLSTILVEQHDLAFGTSSRSSRLIHGGLRYLEEGDLKLVFEALAERKVLLTIAPHLVHRLPFVFPVHQGDRVPLWQIWAGIWLYDLLAAFRNVKRHRFLGKRGLLQLEPMLRDKGLQGGARYYDAQCDDARLVVATARSAIRHGAQVANYMAVEELLKADGRVRGARIRDRLTGATGTIQAHVVVNATGPWCDQLRRLEDPAATPLLRPTKGTHVVVRRNRLGHEAAVTLTSPIDGRVMFVLPWGEFSYIGTTDTDTTEGPDAVRATADDVVYLLRSANAAFPNAHLDARDVIATWAGLRPLIAPPDRVGASQIPREHVIVTGPGGMLSIAGGKLTTYRTMAAELVDEVTAALHALDGRPRAPRPATDREPLPGGEVPDLEPLGQAGLELGLPIAAVDHIVRTFGTECAAVFNLVREERGLAAPLSPDHPAIGAEVVHVARREFARLVEDVLVRRLHLYYETTDRGAGAAGRTAELLGAELGWSAERIEKERLRYHAMATDPLPSA; this is encoded by the coding sequence GTGGACCTGCTCATCATCGGCGGCGGCATCACCGGCGCCGGCATCGCGCGGGATGCGGCGATGCGCGGCCTGTCCACCATCCTCGTGGAACAGCACGACCTGGCCTTCGGCACCAGCTCGCGCTCCAGCCGCCTGATTCACGGCGGGCTGCGCTACCTCGAGGAGGGGGACCTCAAGCTGGTCTTCGAGGCGCTGGCGGAGCGGAAGGTGCTGCTCACCATCGCGCCCCACCTGGTGCATCGGCTGCCGTTCGTCTTCCCGGTGCACCAGGGCGACCGGGTGCCGCTGTGGCAGATCTGGGCGGGCATCTGGCTGTACGACCTGCTGGCCGCCTTCCGCAATGTGAAGCGCCACCGCTTCCTCGGCAAGCGCGGACTGCTGCAGCTGGAGCCGATGCTGCGGGACAAGGGCCTGCAGGGCGGCGCCCGCTACTACGATGCCCAGTGCGATGACGCCCGCCTGGTGGTGGCCACGGCGCGGAGCGCCATCCGGCACGGCGCCCAGGTGGCGAACTACATGGCAGTAGAGGAGTTACTGAAGGCCGACGGCCGGGTCCGGGGCGCCCGCATCCGGGACCGCCTGACCGGCGCCACCGGCACTATCCAGGCCCACGTGGTGGTGAACGCCACGGGCCCCTGGTGCGACCAGCTGCGGCGGCTCGAGGATCCCGCCGCCACCCCGCTGCTCCGCCCCACCAAGGGGACCCACGTGGTGGTCCGCCGGAACCGCCTGGGCCATGAGGCGGCGGTGACCCTCACCAGCCCCATCGACGGCCGGGTGATGTTCGTGCTCCCCTGGGGGGAGTTCTCGTACATCGGCACCACGGACACCGACACCACCGAGGGCCCCGACGCGGTGCGCGCCACGGCGGACGACGTGGTGTACCTCCTCCGCTCCGCCAACGCCGCCTTCCCCAATGCCCACCTCGACGCGCGCGACGTGATCGCCACCTGGGCCGGGCTCCGGCCCCTGATCGCCCCGCCGGACCGGGTCGGCGCCTCCCAGATCCCGCGGGAGCACGTCATCGTCACCGGGCCCGGGGGGATGCTGTCGATCGCCGGCGGCAAGCTCACCACCTATCGCACCATGGCGGCGGAGCTGGTGGACGAGGTGACCGCCGCGCTGCACGCGCTCGACGGCCGCCCCCGTGCCCCGCGCCCCGCCACCGACCGCGAGCCGCTCCCCGGCGGCGAGGTGCCCGACCTCGAGCCGCTGGGCCAGGCGGGGCTGGAGCTCGGGCTGCCGATCGCCGCGGTGGATCACATCGTGCGCACCTTCGGCACCGAGTGCGCCGCGGTCTTCAACCTGGTCCGGGAGGAGCGCGGCCTGGCGGCGCCGCTCAGCCCGGATCACCCCGCCATCGGGGCGGAGGTGGTGCACGTGGCGCGGCGGGAGTTCGCCCGGCTGGTCGAGGACGTCCTGGTGCGGCGGCTGCACCTCTACTACGAGACCACCGACCGGGGCGCGGGCGCGGCGGGCCGCACCGCCGAGCTGCTCGGCGCGGAGCTGGGGTGGAGCGCGGAACGGATCGAGAAGGAACGGCTCCGCTACCACGCCATGGCCACCGACCCGCTCCCGTCCGCGTAG
- a CDS encoding Ig-like domain-containing protein — protein sequence MRRTAWQGALLGVAAALIAACGGSGGGGSGNNPTLTIAKAAVANGDNQVAAVGTALANNIRVVVTDDGDPVEGQVITWATGNGSVTPTQSTTDQNGIATTNWTLGNIAGAQSLSASLSGAVNSPLAFAATGTPGAISTFSAISGSEQFAAVSTAFGQQATVKVADQFGNGIQGVVVTWAVGSGSLTPSVGFNSTGTNGQASVTVVAGASAGPALLNATITALATVIPFTLTVVPTARQVNVGSDFFTSVTNGTSDPAVDTLVVGQSMQWNLVGGTHTVHSIGQGFTSSGNLTGAGYTVQFTNAGTFTYDCAIHGAQMTGTIVVQ from the coding sequence ATGCGAAGGACAGCCTGGCAGGGCGCGCTGCTGGGAGTAGCCGCGGCGCTCATCGCCGCGTGTGGCGGCAGCGGTGGCGGCGGCAGCGGCAACAATCCCACCCTCACGATCGCCAAGGCCGCCGTGGCCAACGGCGACAACCAGGTGGCGGCGGTCGGCACCGCCCTGGCCAACAACATCCGCGTGGTGGTGACCGATGACGGCGACCCGGTGGAGGGCCAGGTGATCACCTGGGCCACCGGCAACGGCTCGGTGACCCCCACCCAGAGCACCACCGACCAGAACGGCATCGCCACCACCAACTGGACCCTGGGGAACATCGCCGGCGCCCAGTCGCTGTCGGCTTCGCTCAGCGGGGCGGTCAATTCCCCCCTGGCCTTTGCCGCCACCGGGACGCCCGGCGCCATCAGCACGTTCTCCGCGATCAGCGGGTCGGAGCAGTTCGCGGCGGTCAGCACGGCCTTCGGCCAGCAGGCCACGGTGAAGGTCGCGGACCAGTTCGGCAACGGCATCCAGGGCGTGGTGGTGACGTGGGCCGTGGGCAGCGGCAGCCTCACCCCCTCGGTGGGCTTCAACAGCACCGGCACCAATGGCCAGGCCTCAGTGACGGTGGTGGCGGGCGCGTCGGCGGGTCCGGCGCTGCTCAACGCCACCATCACGGCGCTCGCCACGGTGATCCCCTTCACCCTCACCGTGGTGCCCACCGCCCGGCAGGTGAACGTGGGCAGCGACTTCTTCACCAGCGTGACCAACGGGACCTCCGATCCCGCGGTGGACACCCTGGTGGTCGGGCAGTCGATGCAGTGGAACCTGGTCGGCGGCACCCACACGGTGCACTCGATCGGGCAGGGGTTCACCAGCAGCGGGAACCTCACGGGGGCGGGCTACACCGTGCAGTTCACCAACGCGGGCACGTTCACCTACGACTGCGCCATCCACGGGGCCCAGATGACCGGGACCATCGTGGTGCAGTAG
- the fadJ gene encoding fatty acid oxidation complex subunit alpha FadJ, whose product MTALTLRTHGRVAVLTLDLPGEPVNKLNAQVKQEFEAALEQVRGDAAVQALVITSGKPDSFIAGADIEEFTRLAGQEAFTRLSREGQAMLQRLDDFPKPVVCAIHGACLGGGYELALACDWRVATDHPRTQIGLPEVQLGLLPGAGGCVRLPRLIGLSAALGIIMPGKTEGGSKAFKLGMVDELVPKAILLDTALAAAERLLAAGVPARPASRPARGGLMGAIFDRSIPGRMFVYHKARKDTLKKSGGHYPAPLAALAAVKAGLEGGLARGFAVEHQKFGELAATDVSRKLIGIFFATTALKKDDGLPEGVTATPRTVERLAVIGSGFMGAGIAGTAVSSAGVDVRVRDTELARVGKGLKAATDILHGRLKRKRITRFEYERLAALLSGGTDFTSFPRADLVIEAVFEDLDVKRTVLAETEAATPATTIFATNTSTIPIADIAARAARPASVLGMHFFSPVDRMPLLEVIPTDRTSPDAIATAVQFGRKIGKTVIVVRDRPGFWVNRILIPYMNEAGHLFSEGVPMELLDRLMTRFGFPVGPITLLDEVGLDVGAKAGTVMHAAYGDRLKPSELIGKLLADQRLGRKNGKGFYHYHKGQKTGPDESVYDLLGLKPRAPAATTDAEQRLVYSMLNEAAMAMGEGVVRSPRDGDIGAIFGIGYPPFRGGPLRYIDDLGAPRVVEVLRALAAVHGPRFTPCDTLVRMAEAGGRFYPA is encoded by the coding sequence ATGACCGCCCTGACCCTCCGGACCCACGGCCGCGTCGCCGTCCTCACGCTCGACCTGCCGGGCGAGCCCGTCAACAAGCTCAACGCCCAGGTCAAGCAGGAGTTCGAGGCGGCGCTGGAGCAGGTGCGCGGCGACGCCGCGGTGCAGGCGCTGGTGATCACCTCCGGCAAGCCCGACAGCTTCATCGCCGGCGCCGACATCGAGGAATTCACCCGGCTCGCGGGCCAGGAGGCGTTCACCCGCCTCTCCCGCGAGGGCCAGGCGATGCTGCAGCGGCTGGACGACTTCCCCAAGCCGGTGGTCTGCGCCATCCACGGCGCCTGCCTCGGCGGCGGCTACGAGCTGGCGCTGGCCTGCGACTGGCGCGTGGCCACCGACCACCCCCGGACCCAGATCGGCCTCCCCGAGGTGCAGCTGGGGCTGCTGCCCGGCGCGGGCGGTTGCGTGCGGCTCCCCCGCCTGATCGGGCTCTCCGCCGCGCTCGGGATCATCATGCCCGGCAAGACCGAGGGCGGGTCCAAGGCCTTCAAGCTCGGCATGGTGGACGAGCTGGTGCCGAAGGCCATCCTGCTCGACACCGCGCTCGCGGCGGCGGAGCGGCTGCTGGCCGCCGGCGTCCCCGCGCGGCCGGCCAGCCGGCCCGCCCGCGGCGGGCTCATGGGGGCGATCTTCGACCGCAGCATCCCCGGGCGGATGTTCGTCTATCACAAGGCGCGCAAGGACACCCTCAAGAAGAGCGGCGGTCATTACCCCGCGCCCCTCGCGGCGCTGGCGGCGGTGAAGGCCGGCCTCGAGGGCGGGCTCGCGCGCGGGTTCGCGGTGGAGCACCAGAAGTTCGGCGAGCTCGCCGCCACCGACGTCTCCCGCAAGCTGATCGGGATCTTCTTCGCCACCACCGCGCTCAAGAAGGACGATGGCCTCCCCGAGGGCGTGACGGCCACCCCGCGCACGGTGGAGCGCCTGGCGGTGATCGGGTCCGGATTCATGGGGGCGGGCATCGCGGGGACGGCGGTGAGCAGCGCCGGCGTCGACGTGCGGGTCAGGGACACCGAGCTGGCCCGGGTGGGGAAGGGGCTCAAGGCCGCCACCGACATCCTCCACGGCCGGCTCAAGCGGAAGCGGATCACCCGGTTCGAGTACGAGCGTCTCGCGGCGCTGCTCTCGGGCGGCACCGACTTCACCAGCTTCCCGCGCGCCGACCTGGTGATCGAGGCGGTGTTCGAGGACCTCGACGTCAAGCGCACGGTGCTGGCCGAGACCGAGGCGGCCACCCCGGCCACGACGATCTTCGCCACCAACACCTCGACCATTCCCATCGCCGACATCGCGGCCCGGGCGGCGCGGCCGGCGAGCGTGCTCGGGATGCACTTCTTCTCGCCGGTGGACCGGATGCCGCTGCTCGAGGTCATCCCCACCGACCGCACCAGTCCCGACGCCATCGCCACCGCGGTGCAGTTCGGCCGCAAGATCGGCAAGACCGTGATCGTGGTCCGCGACCGGCCCGGCTTCTGGGTGAACCGGATCCTGATCCCCTACATGAACGAGGCCGGCCACCTCTTCAGCGAAGGGGTGCCGATGGAGCTGCTCGACCGGCTGATGACCCGCTTCGGCTTCCCGGTCGGGCCCATCACCCTGCTCGACGAGGTGGGCCTCGACGTGGGCGCCAAGGCAGGCACGGTGATGCACGCCGCCTACGGCGACCGGCTCAAGCCCTCGGAGCTCATCGGCAAGCTGCTCGCCGACCAGCGGCTCGGGCGCAAGAACGGCAAGGGGTTCTACCACTACCACAAGGGACAGAAGACCGGCCCCGACGAGTCGGTCTACGACCTCCTCGGCCTCAAGCCGCGCGCCCCCGCCGCCACCACCGACGCCGAGCAGCGCCTGGTCTACAGCATGCTCAACGAGGCCGCGATGGCCATGGGCGAGGGGGTGGTCCGCAGTCCGCGCGACGGCGACATCGGCGCCATCTTCGGGATCGGGTACCCGCCGTTCCGCGGCGGCCCGCTCCGCTACATCGACGACCTCGGCGCGCCACGGGTGGTGGAAGTGCTCCGCGCGCTCGCCGCCGTCCACGGCCCGCGCTTCACGCCCTGCGACACCCTGGTGCGGATGGCGGAGGCGGGCGGGAGGTTCTACCCGGCGTGA
- a CDS encoding acetyl-CoA C-acyltransferase gives MASPRRPAIVSGLRTPFARSGTVFKDVTAVQLARRVTQELLARTALDGALVDEVAFGQVVASVLAPNVAREVSLLPQLPRTVPAFSMNRACASAGQAITYAADQITLGHADVVLAGGVESLSDIPILHSKRMTQILLEASKAKTLGQRVGTFLKIRPRDLIPVSPAIAEPSTGESMGQSAEKMAKENGITREAQDRLALLSHQRAAAATQSGRLAQEIAPWFGGRGMDEVVTTDNLVRGDTSLEQLAKLKPVFDRRYGSVTAGNASALTDGAAVVLMMNEEKARALGYRPLAVVRSYAVAAVDPGWQLLMGPAYAVPKALDRAGITWKELGLVEIHEAFASQVLSNAQAWASPAWATKLGRSGPVGEVDWERTNVHGGSLAIGHPFGATGARIATTLANEMVHRDVQFGLISICAQGGMGFAMVLERV, from the coding sequence ATGGCTTCCCCCCGTCGTCCCGCGATCGTCTCCGGCCTGCGCACGCCCTTCGCCCGGAGCGGCACCGTCTTCAAGGATGTCACCGCGGTGCAGCTGGCCCGCCGCGTCACCCAGGAGCTGCTCGCGCGCACCGCGCTCGACGGCGCCCTGGTCGATGAGGTGGCCTTCGGGCAGGTGGTGGCCTCGGTCCTCGCCCCCAACGTGGCGCGCGAGGTGAGCCTGCTGCCGCAGCTGCCGCGCACCGTCCCCGCCTTCTCCATGAACCGCGCCTGCGCCTCCGCCGGCCAGGCCATCACCTACGCCGCGGACCAGATCACCCTCGGGCACGCCGACGTGGTGCTGGCGGGCGGGGTCGAGTCGCTCTCCGACATCCCCATCCTGCACAGCAAGCGGATGACCCAGATCCTGCTCGAGGCGAGCAAGGCGAAGACCCTGGGCCAGCGGGTGGGGACCTTCCTCAAGATCCGGCCCCGGGACCTCATCCCGGTCTCCCCCGCCATCGCCGAACCCTCCACCGGCGAGTCGATGGGGCAGTCGGCGGAGAAGATGGCCAAGGAGAACGGCATCACCCGTGAGGCGCAGGACCGCCTGGCGCTGCTGAGCCACCAGCGCGCCGCCGCCGCCACCCAGAGCGGACGCCTGGCGCAGGAGATCGCGCCCTGGTTCGGCGGCCGCGGGATGGACGAGGTGGTCACCACCGACAACCTGGTCCGCGGCGACACCTCGCTGGAGCAGCTGGCCAAGCTCAAGCCGGTGTTCGACCGCCGCTATGGCTCGGTCACCGCCGGCAACGCCTCGGCGCTCACCGATGGCGCCGCGGTGGTCCTGATGATGAACGAGGAGAAGGCCCGCGCCCTCGGCTACCGGCCGCTGGCGGTGGTGCGGAGCTACGCGGTGGCCGCCGTGGATCCCGGGTGGCAGCTCCTGATGGGGCCGGCCTACGCCGTCCCGAAGGCGCTCGACCGCGCCGGGATCACCTGGAAGGAACTCGGCCTGGTGGAGATCCACGAGGCGTTCGCCAGTCAGGTGCTCTCCAACGCCCAGGCCTGGGCCAGCCCGGCGTGGGCCACGAAGCTGGGCCGCAGCGGGCCGGTGGGCGAGGTCGACTGGGAGCGGACCAACGTCCATGGCGGCTCCCTCGCGATCGGCCATCCCTTCGGCGCCACCGGCGCCCGCATCGCCACCACGCTCGCCAACGAGATGGTGCACCGCGACGTGCAGTTCGGCCTCATCTCCATCTGCGCCCAGGGCGGGATGGGCTTCGCCATGGTGCTGGAGCGCGTATGA
- a CDS encoding class I SAM-dependent methyltransferase — protein sequence MPDLTRGAPPPVLYLPRPSTWLVWHDYLIRPGMRVLDLACGEGRHALKAAQWGATVTALDHDDVKLETGREAAVRLGVQVDFQAVDLTGEWPALGRFEVVLLFNYLDRERMEDVQELVAPGGLLIMETYLDWQRALGWGPTSDDHLLQPGELARLVSPFESLHGREVFEPIEGNKVRAVASIVAQRA from the coding sequence ATGCCAGATCTCACCCGCGGGGCGCCCCCGCCCGTCCTGTACCTTCCCCGGCCCAGCACCTGGCTCGTGTGGCACGACTACCTCATCCGTCCGGGGATGCGGGTGCTCGACCTGGCCTGCGGGGAGGGCCGGCACGCGCTCAAGGCGGCGCAGTGGGGCGCCACGGTCACGGCGCTGGACCACGACGACGTCAAGCTGGAGACGGGCCGCGAGGCGGCCGTCCGGCTGGGCGTGCAGGTGGACTTCCAGGCGGTGGATCTCACGGGCGAGTGGCCGGCGCTCGGGCGCTTTGAGGTGGTGCTGCTGTTCAACTATCTTGACCGCGAACGGATGGAGGACGTCCAGGAACTGGTGGCGCCCGGAGGGCTCCTGATCATGGAGACCTACCTGGACTGGCAGCGGGCCCTCGGCTGGGGCCCGACCAGCGACGACCACCTGCTGCAGCCGGGGGAACTGGCCCGGCTGGTGAGCCCGTTCGAATCCCTCCACGGCCGGGAGGTCTTCGAGCCCATCGAGGGCAACAAGGTCCGCGCCGTCGCCTCGATCGTGGCCCAGCGGGCATAG